Proteins encoded within one genomic window of Oncorhynchus tshawytscha isolate Ot180627B unplaced genomic scaffold, Otsh_v2.0 Un_contig_5816_pilon_pilon, whole genome shotgun sequence:
- the LOC121843307 gene encoding tenascin-R-like yields the protein MRYHNGRPFSTRDKEPLPLGIHCARAYMGGWWYKNCYKTNLNGLYGTNSNNQGVVWIDWKGKDSSIPFTEMKFRPAGISVTTHG from the exons ATGAGGTACCACAACGGGCGCCCATTCTCCACCAGAGACAAGGAACCCCTCCCCCTGGGCATCCACTGTGCCAGGGCCTACATGGGAGGCTGGTGGTACAAAAACTGCTACAAGACCAACCTCAACGGCCTCTATGGCACCAACAGCAACAACCAG GGTGTGGTGTGGATAGACTGGAAGGGCAAAGACTCCTCCATTCCCTTTACTGAGATGAAGTTCCGACCGGCCGGGATCTCCGTCACAACCCACGGATAA